The following coding sequences are from one Methanohalophilus halophilus window:
- a CDS encoding DEAD/DEAH box helicase, producing MGIEKILSKITSSRGYEDQIVHSEFIKSRQGKYDNVDIKPLLRFALHERGIKRLYSHQTEAIENIRSGKDIVLATSTASGKSLAYTIPVFEEIMDHPDSTVLYISPLNALANDQHSNFVKLRDVLGESIDIARFVGSSSKEERWQAKADANIIFTNPEMLHMSVLGWKQQWYRVLSNLKYIILDESHYYTGVTGSNMANLLRRLQRICDHYGSNPQYICCSATIGNPGKHASSLTGKNVEVIDRDGSGSGAQNFVFWNPPAYYNKKGYFLRKSSFADSNRLFTTLIQEGLQTILFTRSRQKMERMYLQSKKELQNRGLKERIAPYRGGYSPEDRVLIEKQLQNGTLKGVLSTNALELGIDIGGLDGCILDGFPGTIMSTRQQAGRAGRGDNESMVVLVAGQDALDQYYMRNPEKFFAKSCEDAVINPENTYIQTGHILCAAKELPLQQEDEKYFGSGIWDVVDVLREEKLLAEKEKGTICLDNHPHGQVNIRGAGRNGYSLIDITGGKRKIIEKDLERSMAFREAFEGAIYIHMGNPYVVQKMNHSKKEILVEKGKADYYTKPMVASEIFLREKYEEKKPGKLDDITVGLGRVEVVEQVTGFRRIQHGSDEEMGRKEIEMPPSSLETESLWIDLSAGYEDLVNKQKRDFAGGLHAIEHAMIAMYPIHLLADRNDVGGVSTPSHGDLGGRSGIFIYDGHEGGVGFAENGFDKIEEMLDVTLKAIKGCPCDEGCPACIQSPKCGNNNEPLDKHAAIMIMHEILGLEKYIPPAKKERKTVPTSQGKPSANDTSNTDALNRARSKLRNKKKASVEELIIQGQECRTDHKKAYELFSKALEMEPSNKNALFNKGVACIQLGKYSQANRCFDSLVQQGMNKPIIWEMKGRAFHGMRNYGMAIQMYKQALGLHPENKDDVNRIQGLLGKARKSING from the coding sequence ATGGGTATCGAGAAAATACTTTCCAAAATAACATCATCCAGAGGCTACGAAGATCAAATCGTACACAGTGAATTCATAAAGAGTAGACAGGGAAAGTATGATAATGTTGATATAAAGCCATTGCTCAGGTTTGCCCTGCATGAAAGAGGAATTAAAAGACTATATTCCCATCAGACAGAAGCCATTGAAAATATCAGAAGTGGTAAAGACATCGTACTGGCAACCAGTACGGCCAGCGGGAAATCCCTGGCATATACAATACCTGTTTTTGAAGAAATAATGGACCATCCTGACTCCACTGTCCTTTATATATCGCCCTTAAATGCCCTTGCCAATGATCAGCATTCAAATTTTGTGAAATTGAGAGATGTGCTTGGAGAAAGTATTGACATTGCCCGTTTTGTGGGTTCATCCTCAAAAGAAGAGAGATGGCAAGCAAAAGCCGATGCAAATATAATTTTTACCAATCCCGAAATGCTGCATATGAGTGTACTGGGCTGGAAACAGCAGTGGTACAGAGTGTTATCCAACCTGAAATACATAATCCTCGATGAAAGTCATTATTACACCGGAGTCACCGGAAGCAACATGGCAAATCTTTTGCGCCGGCTGCAGAGAATATGCGACCACTACGGGTCCAATCCCCAATACATATGCTGCAGCGCCACCATTGGGAACCCCGGCAAACATGCGTCCAGCCTGACTGGAAAAAACGTGGAGGTCATTGACAGGGATGGTTCGGGCAGCGGGGCACAGAATTTTGTATTCTGGAACCCACCGGCATACTATAACAAAAAGGGTTATTTCCTGCGCAAAAGCAGCTTTGCAGATTCAAACCGGTTGTTTACCACATTAATACAGGAAGGTTTGCAAACTATTCTTTTTACCCGTTCCCGCCAGAAAATGGAGAGAATGTACCTCCAATCAAAAAAGGAACTGCAAAACAGGGGTTTGAAAGAAAGGATCGCCCCTTATCGCGGTGGATATAGTCCAGAAGACAGGGTTCTCATAGAAAAACAATTGCAGAATGGTACCCTTAAAGGCGTCCTTTCAACAAACGCCCTGGAACTCGGGATTGATATCGGAGGGCTTGATGGTTGCATCCTCGATGGATTTCCCGGCACTATAATGAGTACACGACAGCAGGCCGGAAGAGCAGGCAGAGGAGACAACGAAAGCATGGTGGTACTTGTGGCCGGCCAGGATGCCCTGGACCAGTATTACATGCGCAATCCCGAGAAGTTTTTTGCAAAATCCTGCGAGGATGCTGTCATCAATCCTGAAAATACCTACATCCAAACAGGACATATCCTGTGTGCAGCAAAAGAATTACCCCTTCAACAAGAGGACGAGAAGTATTTCGGCAGCGGAATATGGGATGTCGTTGACGTCCTGAGGGAAGAAAAGTTGCTTGCAGAAAAGGAAAAGGGTACAATATGCCTTGATAATCATCCTCATGGACAGGTGAACATAAGGGGAGCCGGAAGAAACGGCTATTCCCTTATAGATATCACAGGTGGCAAGAGGAAAATTATCGAAAAAGACCTGGAACGTTCAATGGCTTTCAGGGAAGCATTTGAAGGAGCCATCTACATCCATATGGGAAATCCCTATGTTGTGCAAAAAATGAACCACAGCAAAAAAGAGATCCTTGTTGAGAAGGGTAAAGCTGATTATTATACCAAACCAATGGTTGCCTCCGAGATATTCCTGAGGGAAAAATACGAGGAAAAGAAACCCGGAAAACTGGACGATATTACCGTCGGTTTGGGAAGGGTCGAAGTTGTTGAACAGGTGACAGGTTTCCGCAGAATACAGCACGGATCGGATGAAGAGATGGGCAGGAAAGAGATAGAAATGCCCCCTTCATCCCTTGAAACCGAAAGTTTGTGGATAGACCTGTCTGCAGGCTATGAAGATCTGGTGAATAAACAAAAGCGGGATTTTGCCGGTGGGCTGCATGCAATTGAACATGCAATGATAGCAATGTATCCGATACACCTGCTTGCAGATCGCAACGATGTCGGAGGAGTATCCACGCCATCACATGGAGACCTGGGAGGAAGAAGCGGGATATTCATCTATGATGGTCATGAAGGAGGTGTTGGTTTTGCAGAGAACGGTTTTGACAAAATTGAAGAAATGCTTGATGTTACCCTAAAAGCGATCAAGGGATGTCCCTGTGATGAGGGATGTCCTGCATGTATCCAGTCCCCAAAGTGTGGCAATAATAATGAACCACTGGATAAACATGCGGCTATAATGATAATGCATGAAATACTTGGATTGGAGAAATACATCCCGCCTGCAAAGAAGGAAAGAAAAACCGTCCCGACATCACAGGGCAAACCTTCGGCAAATGATACAAGCAACACAGATGCATTAAACCGTGCCCGAAGTAAATTGCGGAATAAGAAAAAAGCAAGTGTGGAAGAACTGATAATACAGGGACAGGAATGCAGGACAGACCACAAAAAGGCCTATGAATTGTTCAGTAAGGCACTGGAAATGGAACCATCCAATAAAAATGCCCTTTTCAATAAGGGAGTGGCATGCATACAGCTGGGCAAGTATTCCCAGGCAAACAGGTGTTTTGATAGCCTTGTGCAACAAGGCATGAACAAACCTATAATCTGGGAAATGAAGGGGCGAGCTTTTCATGGAATGCGCAATTACGGGATGGCCATACAGATGTACAAACAGGCGCTTGGATTGCATCCGGAAAATAAAGATGATGTAAACCGGATTCAAGGATTGCTGGGAAAAGCGCGCAAGAGCATAAATGGCTGA
- a CDS encoding NADH-quinone oxidoreductase subunit K, whose protein sequence is MNNTILSITIALIFGIGTFLILRRDIIKIIIGLSLISHAVNMLIVSTGVFDGEKAPIITDSHHGSGSEIIFTDKLSEGILAPIVPSGMETPFVDPLVQALVLTAIVISLATTAFILILAYRIHEEYGTTDIRKLRRLRG, encoded by the coding sequence ATGAACAATACAATATTATCGATTACTATAGCCCTGATCTTTGGTATTGGGACATTTCTTATCCTACGCAGGGACATCATAAAAATCATCATTGGTTTATCCCTAATCTCCCATGCAGTAAACATGCTAATCGTTTCAACTGGAGTATTTGATGGTGAAAAAGCTCCTATAATAACAGATAGCCATCATGGTTCTGGCAGCGAGATTATTTTTACAGATAAATTATCAGAAGGTATACTTGCACCAATAGTACCTTCTGGCATGGAAACCCCTTTCGTAGACCCCCTTGTACAGGCTCTTGTGTTGACAGCTATTGTAATCAGCCTTGCGACTACTGCATTTATACTTATACTGGCCTACCGCATCCATGAAGAATACGGCACCACAGATATCAGGAAACTCAGGAGGCTGCGGGGATGA
- the mbhE gene encoding hydrogen gas-evolving membrane-bound hydrogenase subunit E — MDSFTAIVLAIFLPFAAAIFIPLLEKFLKHRIGWFAAGIAFLSFALIGIVAPEIIHGHIIQHSIEWMPSIGAEFSIYADGLAMMIGFIASGIGVIIMSYSNGYMSHKEDLPRYYQYLLLFMGSMIGMVFAGNTLQLFIFWELTSITSFMLIGYWRGKPASIYGATKSLLLTAGGGLFMLAGFILLHTITGSYDIATILQNPAIIENIKAHPFFLITLVLILIGAAAKSAQGPFYIWLPNAMEAPTPVSAFLHSATMVKAGIYLVARVHPIFSGTEAWFILVSGVGIFTMLLAGFLAFRQTDIKAILAYSTISQLAYMMTMYGYTSYHEPGLGVAAATFHLLNHATFKACLFLIAGIVAHEAATRDIRKLGGLRKDMPITFIIASIAALAMAGIPPLNGFLSKEMFYETSVEMGHIIGGPFTFLIPAAAVLGGIFTFAYSIKLIDGIFLGEKHHDHLPEHIHEPPYTMLVPAAFLAGLVILFGLVPSIPVHNIIEPTTAGIVLEEVHLHVQLWHGFTPALFMTIITFICGLAIYTRYDSIAAWQDRFNARYPRISVNYYYDRIVDGAKGSAKGFANFTQTGSIKLYINAILFLMVILFAIPAFMMATQVFPANLNFDIPPYEALIMALMVIAAIAAATLHRYLPAVIALSAVGYMVSLVFIYLKAPDLALTQVLVETLATIIFLLVIARVPQTFKEKIPKTTLIRDIGISFTVAATVLILLLNATQGIAPPFESLSHYFLENSVKLAGGHNIVNVILVDFRGYDTLGEISVLCLAALGVYNLIKSRGEGE, encoded by the coding sequence ATGGACTCCTTTACGGCAATCGTACTGGCTATATTTTTACCCTTTGCCGCGGCGATATTCATACCGCTGCTGGAAAAGTTCCTGAAGCACAGGATCGGTTGGTTTGCAGCAGGAATTGCCTTCCTGAGTTTTGCATTAATAGGTATAGTAGCTCCCGAAATAATTCATGGACATATAATACAACACTCAATTGAGTGGATGCCAAGCATCGGTGCAGAATTCAGCATTTATGCCGATGGACTGGCTATGATGATCGGATTCATAGCATCCGGTATCGGTGTAATTATAATGTCCTATTCCAATGGGTACATGTCCCACAAGGAAGACCTCCCCCGTTATTACCAGTACTTGCTCTTATTCATGGGGTCCATGATCGGTATGGTCTTTGCAGGGAACACACTCCAGCTATTCATATTCTGGGAACTTACCAGTATCACATCATTCATGCTCATTGGTTACTGGAGAGGTAAACCCGCTTCCATCTACGGAGCCACAAAATCCCTGCTGCTCACAGCAGGTGGCGGCCTTTTCATGCTGGCAGGATTTATCCTGCTACATACTATTACAGGTTCCTATGATATAGCTACTATTCTCCAGAACCCTGCCATAATTGAAAACATCAAAGCTCATCCTTTCTTCTTAATAACACTGGTACTTATCCTGATAGGTGCAGCTGCCAAATCAGCACAGGGACCTTTTTACATATGGCTTCCAAATGCAATGGAAGCTCCCACACCCGTCAGTGCTTTTTTGCATTCTGCCACAATGGTTAAGGCAGGAATATACCTGGTAGCCAGGGTACACCCCATATTTTCAGGCACAGAAGCCTGGTTTATCCTGGTAAGTGGGGTCGGTATATTCACAATGCTGCTTGCGGGCTTCCTGGCTTTCCGTCAGACAGACATCAAAGCAATCCTGGCCTATTCAACTATCAGCCAGCTGGCATACATGATGACAATGTATGGTTATACATCCTACCACGAACCCGGTTTAGGAGTGGCAGCAGCAACTTTCCATCTTCTCAATCACGCAACTTTCAAAGCATGTCTTTTCCTGATCGCAGGTATTGTTGCACATGAGGCAGCTACCCGAGACATACGCAAACTCGGTGGTTTGCGAAAGGATATGCCGATTACATTTATCATTGCATCCATAGCAGCCCTTGCAATGGCAGGAATTCCCCCTCTTAATGGATTCCTTAGTAAGGAAATGTTCTATGAAACCTCGGTTGAGATGGGCCACATCATAGGAGGACCTTTCACATTCCTGATACCGGCAGCAGCAGTACTGGGAGGAATATTCACCTTTGCTTATTCCATCAAACTTATCGACGGGATATTCCTGGGAGAAAAACATCACGACCACCTACCTGAACATATACATGAACCACCTTACACAATGCTTGTTCCTGCAGCATTCCTTGCAGGTCTTGTCATCCTGTTTGGCCTTGTCCCTTCGATTCCGGTCCACAACATAATTGAACCCACAACCGCGGGAATCGTGCTCGAGGAAGTCCATCTGCATGTGCAACTCTGGCATGGTTTTACACCGGCCCTTTTCATGACAATAATCACTTTCATCTGCGGGCTGGCAATCTACACACGCTACGATAGTATAGCGGCCTGGCAGGATAGATTCAATGCAAGATATCCCCGGATAAGTGTGAACTATTACTATGACAGGATTGTTGATGGAGCAAAGGGAAGTGCAAAAGGATTTGCCAACTTTACCCAGACTGGTAGCATAAAGCTCTACATTAATGCTATATTATTTTTAATGGTCATACTGTTTGCCATACCAGCATTCATGATGGCAACACAAGTATTCCCTGCCAACCTCAATTTTGACATTCCCCCTTACGAGGCATTGATAATGGCCCTTATGGTCATCGCAGCAATTGCAGCTGCAACCCTGCATAGATATCTTCCTGCCGTAATAGCACTTTCTGCAGTTGGTTATATGGTCAGCTTAGTATTCATATATCTCAAAGCACCCGACCTTGCTCTTACACAGGTACTTGTGGAAACTCTGGCAACAATAATATTTTTGCTTGTAATAGCTAGGGTACCCCAGACATTCAAAGAAAAGATACCAAAAACCACTTTGATAAGAGATATAGGAATTTCATTTACTGTTGCTGCAACTGTATTGATCCTATTACTCAATGCAACACAGGGCATAGCACCACCATTTGAATCCCTGTCCCACTATTTCCTAGAGAACAGTGTAAAGCTTGCAGGAGGGCATAATATTGTAAATGTAATCCTGGTAGATTTCCGTGGCTATGATACCCTGGGAGAAATATCAGTATTATGTCTGGCAGCACTTGGAGTTTATAATCTTATAAAGAGCAGAGGTGAAGGAGAATGA
- a CDS encoding monovalent cation/H+ antiporter subunit B, giving the protein MTTLITKTITKICIPLVSLFSISLLLAGHNNPGGGFIGGVMFASVISLTYVVFGLKYTKSFFNPSWDKLFGAGLLIASLTAFGAIIYGNNFFRSSIKFVEIPLYGEIELASATLFDIGVYFVVIGTLLHIFKNVGEDK; this is encoded by the coding sequence ATGACTACATTAATCACAAAGACAATTACAAAAATCTGTATCCCTCTTGTAAGTTTATTTTCTATATCCCTTTTATTGGCAGGGCACAATAATCCCGGAGGAGGATTTATCGGTGGTGTAATGTTTGCCTCTGTAATTTCCCTTACCTATGTAGTATTTGGTTTAAAGTACACCAAATCATTCTTTAATCCTTCCTGGGACAAATTATTCGGGGCAGGATTACTCATTGCTTCATTGACTGCTTTTGGAGCAATCATATACGGAAACAATTTTTTCAGGAGTTCAATCAAATTTGTAGAGATTCCCCTCTACGGTGAAATAGAGTTGGCATCAGCCACCCTCTTTGATATTGGAGTATATTTTGTCGTAATTGGCACTCTGCTACATATATTCAAAAACGTGGGTGAAGACAAATGA
- a CDS encoding hydantoinase/oxoprolinase family protein codes for MQYSLGIDAGGTYTDAVLIRNRDGKVVDRAKSLTTYPDLIMGIHNVLGLLNREYMENINLVSVSTTLSTNTLLEKTGASASLILIGDHPLERELAAENYVFIAGGHDQNGEESTPLDMKKVEEYIKEVQDNVSVFAVSAYFGTRNPEHELKVKDKILELTGKPVVCGHELSQELGAYERAVTALLNAQLIPVTTKFIRSVIHETEKLGIQEKMLMLRCDGSVVNIEDALNRPIETIFSGPAASLVGASYLADLNTCAVMDVGGTSTDVSAIYKGLPELKAEGATVGGWKTRVKAIDMETSAMGGDSHIWVTKKRINIGPRRVIPLCVAATHYPPLMEILNEQAPTFRVMENENFQPTRFFMKSKPDHQYISPQEKEILDLLNEQPVSIQTISHQLNGMPSANVLDSLIQKRLVQAIGFTPTDALHVLGDYTEWNVEASEKGAEMLSKLLRVNKVEFCQNIKEMFATNMSRELVHFLLPDVDEKVIRDILNGKYPARLNLDIPVVLVGGPVKAYVDEIQKILIADIKVPESFEVGNAVGALMGKGIKRVEIMIRPHSLQRPEEDFLVFAPGQRKQFKKYVDALDFARKTAEDIVKGYMNKCRIDSNRVKITFEKKTVIPDGWHHPPMETRLIVMGVGTPNIG; via the coding sequence ATGCAATACAGTCTGGGAATTGATGCTGGCGGAACGTACACGGATGCAGTTCTTATCCGTAACCGGGATGGGAAAGTCGTAGACAGGGCGAAATCCCTTACTACCTATCCGGACCTCATTATGGGCATACATAATGTCCTGGGATTGCTGAACAGGGAATATATGGAAAACATAAACCTGGTGTCCGTATCCACAACACTTTCCACAAATACCCTCCTGGAAAAAACCGGTGCATCAGCTTCACTTATCCTTATTGGTGATCATCCCCTGGAAAGAGAACTTGCTGCAGAGAATTATGTATTCATAGCAGGTGGACATGACCAAAACGGTGAAGAGTCGACACCCCTGGACATGAAAAAAGTGGAAGAATATATCAAAGAAGTGCAAGACAATGTTTCGGTATTCGCAGTTTCTGCCTATTTTGGGACCCGTAATCCGGAACATGAACTTAAAGTAAAGGATAAAATCCTTGAACTTACCGGCAAACCTGTTGTATGCGGCCATGAGCTTTCCCAGGAACTTGGAGCCTATGAACGAGCTGTCACTGCCCTTCTCAATGCCCAGCTTATTCCTGTTACTACAAAATTCATCCGGTCAGTCATCCATGAAACCGAAAAACTCGGAATACAGGAAAAAATGCTGATGTTGCGTTGTGATGGATCTGTGGTCAACATAGAAGATGCACTGAATCGACCCATCGAAACTATTTTTTCAGGACCTGCAGCAAGTCTGGTGGGTGCTTCTTACCTGGCAGACCTGAACACCTGTGCCGTCATGGACGTTGGAGGCACAAGCACCGATGTTTCTGCTATCTACAAAGGATTACCGGAATTAAAAGCAGAGGGAGCAACAGTTGGGGGCTGGAAGACAAGGGTCAAAGCAATCGATATGGAAACTTCTGCTATGGGGGGAGACAGTCATATATGGGTTACTAAAAAGAGAATAAATATCGGACCCAGAAGAGTAATACCCCTCTGTGTAGCTGCTACACATTACCCACCCCTTATGGAGATTCTTAACGAACAGGCACCCACATTCCGTGTAATGGAAAATGAAAATTTCCAGCCAACCCGCTTTTTTATGAAAAGTAAACCGGACCACCAGTATATTAGCCCACAAGAGAAGGAAATCCTGGACTTACTGAATGAACAGCCAGTTTCCATACAAACTATTTCTCATCAACTAAATGGGATGCCTTCTGCAAATGTACTGGATTCCCTGATACAGAAAAGACTTGTTCAGGCAATAGGATTCACTCCGACAGATGCCCTGCATGTACTGGGAGATTATACGGAGTGGAATGTGGAAGCTTCTGAAAAAGGGGCTGAGATGCTTTCAAAGCTTCTCAGGGTGAATAAGGTAGAGTTTTGTCAAAATATCAAGGAAATGTTTGCAACAAATATGTCAAGAGAACTGGTTCACTTCCTGCTACCAGATGTTGATGAAAAAGTAATCAGGGACATACTTAACGGCAAATATCCGGCACGATTGAACCTGGATATTCCCGTAGTCCTGGTTGGGGGACCGGTTAAGGCTTACGTGGATGAAATACAAAAAATATTGATTGCAGACATAAAGGTACCTGAAAGTTTCGAAGTTGGTAATGCGGTAGGAGCACTTATGGGAAAAGGTATCAAACGTGTGGAAATTATGATCAGGCCACATTCCCTGCAAAGACCTGAAGAGGATTTTCTTGTATTTGCACCCGGGCAAAGAAAGCAGTTCAAGAAATATGTGGACGCCCTGGATTTTGCAAGAAAGACCGCAGAGGATATTGTTAAGGGATACATGAACAAATGCCGTATAGATTCTAACAGGGTGAAAATCACATTTGAAAAGAAAACCGTGATCCCCGACGGTTGGCATCACCCCCCAATGGAAACACGCCTGATAGTAATGGGAGTGGGGACCCCAAACATCGGATAA
- a CDS encoding proton-conducting transporter transmembrane domain-containing protein → MNIQEHLPILVIAIPILMSALMIMLRSRPTFQKTLNIIVSALILIMSVILLLQVWNSGIQVYEVGEWGKYGIMLVADLLGSGMVVLSSGISLLALIYSLDYIEGKSLNTTYHSLFNLLVAGLNGTFLTGDIFNMFVFFEILLLSSCGLVVASENGGVTKVSDKMEATFKYLILNIIGSMLMLVAVASLYATVGTLNMADLSVKISALSQAGTMPWHIYFIALLFIIVFGNKAAIFPLHYWLPDVHPTAPSPISAMLSGVMIKVGAYGILRIYFLVFKDALFLLQPIIILLALITIAIGAIAAVGQKDVKRLLAYSSVSQIGYVFLGIGMGTAYALAASLVYLVNHAIAKSMLFLTSGGIIHHAGTRDMHQMGGMVKSAPLMSSMFLIGAMSIAGLPPLGGFIAKFVLFDAAILGEYYLPVLIGFAFAVFTIFYMFRAWLLMFWGEVRDSEKYGPYSSHGLSPMITVPIIILAAAVLVLGVYSEPLIALSSEIANQLLDPQPYINAVLGGSVR, encoded by the coding sequence ATGAATATTCAGGAACATTTGCCAATACTCGTAATTGCAATACCCATACTTATGTCGGCATTAATGATAATGCTGCGTTCCAGACCAACTTTCCAGAAAACCCTCAACATAATTGTATCAGCATTAATATTGATTATGAGTGTTATTCTCCTCTTGCAAGTATGGAACAGTGGAATACAGGTTTATGAGGTTGGAGAATGGGGCAAATATGGCATCATGCTCGTTGCCGACCTGCTGGGCTCCGGGATGGTTGTACTGAGTTCAGGAATATCCCTGCTTGCCCTGATATATTCTCTGGATTACATCGAAGGCAAGTCCCTGAACACAACATATCATTCCCTTTTCAACCTGCTTGTTGCAGGCTTAAACGGAACATTCCTCACAGGGGACATCTTCAATATGTTCGTGTTTTTCGAAATACTGCTGCTTTCCTCATGCGGATTGGTAGTAGCTTCGGAAAATGGAGGTGTCACAAAAGTTTCCGATAAGATGGAAGCGACCTTCAAGTATCTCATACTGAACATAATCGGTTCAATGCTAATGCTGGTTGCAGTGGCTTCCCTCTATGCAACGGTGGGCACACTGAACATGGCAGATCTTTCGGTAAAAATATCTGCATTAAGCCAGGCAGGAACTATGCCCTGGCACATCTATTTCATTGCTTTGCTATTTATCATCGTTTTTGGTAACAAGGCAGCCATATTCCCTCTTCATTACTGGCTGCCGGATGTCCACCCGACAGCCCCATCACCCATAAGTGCCATGCTTAGCGGTGTTATGATCAAGGTGGGAGCATACGGAATTCTCCGGATATATTTCCTGGTCTTTAAAGATGCACTGTTTTTACTACAACCAATTATCATCCTGCTTGCATTGATTACCATAGCAATAGGGGCCATTGCTGCTGTCGGCCAGAAAGATGTCAAACGTCTACTTGCCTATTCCAGTGTCAGCCAGATAGGTTATGTTTTCCTGGGGATTGGTATGGGAACAGCTTATGCCCTTGCAGCTTCTTTGGTCTATCTTGTTAATCATGCAATTGCCAAATCCATGCTTTTCCTGACATCCGGAGGGATTATTCACCATGCAGGAACAAGGGATATGCATCAGATGGGAGGAATGGTCAAAAGTGCACCTCTAATGAGTAGCATGTTCCTTATAGGAGCAATGTCCATTGCAGGATTGCCGCCGCTGGGAGGTTTTATAGCAAAATTTGTCCTTTTTGACGCGGCCATTTTGGGGGAATATTATTTGCCAGTGCTTATAGGATTTGCATTCGCAGTTTTTACAATATTCTACATGTTCAGGGCATGGTTACTCATGTTCTGGGGTGAAGTAAGGGATTCTGAAAAGTACGGCCCGTATTCATCACATGGACTTTCACCAATGATAACAGTACCGATAATTATACTTGCAGCCGCTGTACTCGTCCTTGGTGTGTATTCAGAACCATTGATAGCCCTTTCAAGTGAGATTGCAAATCAGCTCCTTGATCCACAACCATATATCAACGCAGTACTCGGAGGGAGCGTAAGATGA
- a CDS encoding cupredoxin domain-containing protein — protein sequence MKYNWLILFALMIISLVVVSGCAGNSDDASGPEGSDEETSTRNASSEDSEIVDNGKHHGVRMEYYGVMTPSEIELEKGGTIAWRNYKPQGTYVLISDDNLFEKQEMSSKDVYLYTFNEKGTYTFGVADMPEMTLKVTVR from the coding sequence ATGAAATATAATTGGTTGATTCTGTTTGCATTAATGATAATCTCTTTGGTAGTTGTTAGCGGTTGTGCTGGCAATTCGGATGATGCCTCCGGGCCGGAAGGATCAGACGAAGAAACGTCCACACGGAATGCTTCATCGGAGGATAGTGAAATAGTCGATAATGGCAAACATCATGGTGTAAGAATGGAATACTATGGTGTAATGACTCCTTCTGAAATCGAATTAGAAAAGGGGGGTACTATAGCATGGAGAAACTACAAACCCCAGGGCACCTATGTACTTATAAGCGACGATAACCTCTTTGAAAAACAGGAAATGAGTTCCAAAGACGTTTATCTCTACACTTTTAATGAAAAAGGTACCTACACGTTCGGTGTGGCAGATATGCCTGAAATGACACTTAAAGTCACAGTAAGATAA
- a CDS encoding DNA polymerase ligase N-terminal domain-containing protein, whose product MLEEYRKKRDFDKTSEPEAKETSRSEEPIFVIQKHDASNLHYDLRLEIDGVLKSWAVPKQPPKKAGIKRLAIQTEDHPMEYADFEGEIPEGQYGAGKVEIWDKGNYEAIKIEDKEIIVTLKGKQLTGDYVLVKTKYGKNNKGWLFFKKKVEN is encoded by the coding sequence ATGCTAGAAGAATACAGGAAAAAAAGGGATTTCGACAAGACATCTGAACCTGAAGCCAAAGAAACTTCCAGATCCGAGGAGCCTATTTTTGTAATACAGAAACATGACGCCAGCAATCTGCATTACGATCTCAGGCTAGAGATTGATGGTGTACTGAAAAGCTGGGCAGTTCCCAAACAACCTCCAAAAAAAGCCGGAATCAAGAGACTTGCCATACAGACAGAAGACCACCCAATGGAATATGCCGATTTTGAGGGAGAAATACCTGAAGGACAATACGGAGCCGGCAAAGTTGAAATATGGGACAAGGGGAACTACGAAGCAATAAAGATTGAAGACAAGGAAATCATCGTCACACTAAAAGGAAAACAATTGACTGGTGACTATGTTCTTGTTAAGACAAAGTACGGCAAGAACAATAAGGGCTGGTTATTTTTCAAAAAGAAAGTAGAAAACTGA